A portion of the Luteolibacter rhizosphaerae genome contains these proteins:
- the panC gene encoding pantoate--beta-alanine ligase, protein MRTAATAPDLRREIASLPRPLVLVPTMGALHEGHLALVRRAREAAGDSGTVAVSIFVNPIQFDRPGDLAAYPKPLEDDLEKCRQAGVDLVFTPEAGSMYFPDRSITVTESLLSTHLCGATRPGHFDGVCTVVLKLFNLFQPDAAVFGEKDVQQLAILRRMVRDLDVPVEMIGYPTVRESDGLAMSSRNVRLSPEHRNDAPRIRRALEGARSLLQFGERAAAPFLAAARKHLEESPSLRIDYLELVDAETLQPVGQIRKPAVLATAVFYGDVRLIDHVGLLP, encoded by the coding sequence ATGCGCACCGCAGCCACCGCCCCGGATCTCCGCCGCGAAATCGCCTCCCTGCCCCGCCCGCTTGTCCTCGTCCCGACCATGGGAGCCCTGCACGAGGGGCACCTCGCCCTCGTCCGCCGTGCCCGGGAGGCGGCCGGGGATTCCGGCACAGTGGCGGTCTCGATCTTCGTGAATCCGATCCAGTTCGACCGGCCCGGCGATCTGGCGGCCTACCCGAAGCCACTGGAGGACGACCTCGAAAAATGCCGCCAAGCGGGCGTGGACCTGGTCTTCACCCCGGAAGCCGGATCGATGTATTTCCCGGACCGCTCGATCACGGTCACCGAGTCCTTGCTTTCGACCCACCTCTGCGGGGCCACCCGGCCCGGCCACTTCGACGGGGTCTGCACGGTGGTGCTGAAGCTCTTCAATCTCTTCCAGCCGGATGCCGCAGTCTTCGGCGAGAAGGACGTCCAGCAGCTCGCCATCCTGCGGCGCATGGTCCGGGATCTCGATGTGCCGGTGGAGATGATCGGCTACCCCACCGTCCGGGAGTCGGACGGCCTCGCCATGTCCTCCCGCAATGTCCGCCTGAGCCCGGAGCACCGCAACGATGCCCCGCGCATCCGCCGCGCGCTGGAAGGCGCCCGCTCGCTGCTTCAATTCGGCGAACGCGCCGCCGCCCCCTTCCTCGCGGCCGCACGGAAGCATTTGGAAGAATCCCCGTCCCTCCGGATCGATTACCTGGAGCTGGTGGACGCCGAGACCCTCCAGCCCGTGGGACAGATCAGAAAGCCAGCAGTTCTAGCAACGGCGGTGTTTTATGGGGACGTCCGGCTTATCGATCATGTGGGGCTGCTGCCCTAA
- the nadB gene encoding L-aspartate oxidase, whose product MTCDFLVIGAGIAGLSFAIRAAAHGSVIVLMKGTAYDSNTAWAQGGIASVLPEGLRDEGDSVELHIADTLDAGAGLCNEEVVRTIITEGAATIDDLVGHGVNFDRENGHYQLGKEGGHSKRRILHARDTTGREIAESLVEVARRTPNLTLLEHHFAIDLITTGKLGMVTEDRVLGAYVLETKTGEVKIFRSDRVMLATGGCGKVYLYTTNPDSSTGDGVAMAWRAGANVANMEFIQFHPTCFYNPAAVGAEARSFLVSEAVRGEGAILINSRGEDFTKKADPRGSLAPRDIVARAIDREIKRTGAPCVYLDVTHKPPGFMRERFPFIHEKLLAFGLDCEKQPIPVVPAAHYQCGGVVTDVNGKTSIRGLYAVGEVACTGLHGANRLASNSLLEGNVTARRALEDILHHYGVEKNGPEFVDIPGWHHGDVAVPDELVVIYHNWDELRRLMWDYVSIVRTDNRLRRAATRLRNLKKEVREFYWGHRVTADILELRNLVAVASLVVDCAIRRRESRGLHHTLDYPGPDERFLGDTVLRRF is encoded by the coding sequence ATGACGTGCGACTTTCTGGTGATCGGCGCGGGCATCGCCGGTCTCTCCTTTGCGATCCGGGCGGCAGCCCACGGCTCCGTGATCGTGCTGATGAAAGGCACGGCCTACGACTCGAACACCGCTTGGGCGCAGGGAGGCATCGCTTCGGTGCTTCCGGAAGGACTCCGGGACGAGGGAGACTCAGTCGAACTCCACATCGCCGATACCCTGGATGCCGGGGCCGGGCTCTGTAACGAGGAGGTTGTCCGCACCATCATCACGGAAGGAGCGGCCACGATCGACGACCTCGTCGGTCACGGCGTGAATTTCGATCGCGAGAACGGTCACTATCAACTGGGCAAGGAAGGCGGCCACTCGAAACGCCGCATCCTCCATGCGCGCGACACCACCGGGCGGGAGATCGCCGAGTCCTTGGTAGAAGTCGCCCGCCGCACGCCGAATCTCACGCTGCTGGAGCACCACTTCGCCATCGACCTGATCACAACCGGCAAGCTGGGCATGGTCACGGAGGACCGCGTGCTGGGGGCCTACGTGCTTGAGACCAAAACCGGCGAGGTGAAGATTTTCCGATCGGATCGCGTGATGCTGGCGACCGGCGGCTGCGGCAAGGTCTACCTCTACACCACAAATCCGGACTCCTCCACCGGCGACGGGGTGGCCATGGCATGGCGGGCCGGGGCCAACGTGGCGAACATGGAGTTCATCCAGTTCCACCCCACCTGCTTCTACAATCCCGCGGCGGTGGGCGCCGAGGCCCGCTCCTTCCTGGTGAGCGAGGCGGTCCGTGGTGAGGGCGCGATCCTGATCAACTCCCGGGGTGAGGATTTCACCAAAAAGGCGGACCCGCGGGGCTCACTCGCCCCCCGCGACATCGTCGCCCGGGCGATCGACCGGGAGATCAAGCGCACCGGCGCACCCTGCGTTTACCTCGATGTGACGCACAAGCCCCCGGGCTTCATGCGGGAGCGCTTTCCTTTCATCCACGAAAAGCTGCTGGCCTTCGGCCTCGATTGCGAGAAGCAGCCGATTCCCGTCGTCCCCGCAGCCCACTACCAGTGTGGCGGGGTGGTCACGGACGTGAACGGCAAGACTTCGATCCGCGGACTCTACGCCGTGGGCGAGGTTGCCTGCACCGGACTCCACGGCGCCAACCGACTGGCATCCAACTCCTTGCTCGAAGGAAACGTCACTGCCCGACGAGCCTTGGAGGATATCCTTCACCACTACGGGGTGGAGAAGAACGGCCCGGAATTCGTGGATATCCCCGGCTGGCACCATGGCGACGTCGCCGTGCCGGACGAGTTGGTGGTCATTTACCACAATTGGGACGAGCTCCGCCGCCTGATGTGGGACTACGTTTCGATCGTGCGGACGGATAATCGCCTCCGCCGTGCGGCCACGCGTTTGCGTAATTTGAAAAAAGAGGTCCGCGAGTTCTACTGGGGACACCGCGTAACCGCGGACATTCTAGAGTTGCGCAACCTCGTCGCAGTCGCTTCTCTGGTGGTCGACTGCGCGATACGACGCCGGGAATCGCGGGGACTCCATCATACCTTGGACTACCCCGGACCGGACGAAAGATTTCTCGGAGATACCGTCCTCCGGCGATTTTAA
- a CDS encoding alkaline phosphatase D family protein, whose translation MILRFLLPFLAAVVISHAAEPFVPDIAGNATRPWPGKDFWSNPAEDWNLSQGRFENTFSGGNRNIVLLTAEMGSKSEPFSAKVNLEQISFELFGDGFVGFQAGLQSPSGDYRETAVSGTGFGAGIDFKGRPFIGNPGGKATALPLPLRGITLELKGEPQASGTYELQLTALDESGKVLSVAKATAERSWLQGMISLTSSTQAPPKVDLTTARPAQIPPISQQRDGEGRFALSKLVLAGEKFELRPEQAFGPVLWTTYTFDNDGTLCLLAQAAPFARNEKLEGELTLEGRDPQKANLDAASRTLRFRLLKVDPTKDHPFQVTLAGDVYKGIVRATPRGRPVKVASLSCNDAVGFPHHDLVTNVGAQEPDLLAFLGDQIYEEIGGYGLLYDQRPNDRAIVCYLRKYALHGWTWRDLLRDRPSITLPDDHDVFHGNLWGAGGKAAEVSHGYSGPAQDSGGYKMSPEFVNSVHRTQTGNLPDPGDPAPCRSGISVYFTRHAWGPLDFVILADRQFKSAPAPLFPQAQIKNGWSTDAEWNPKTDSVAADSDLLGIRQENYLARWAKSPAKDAKFRIALSQTPFCAPQTLPKTVEDDSEVPNLKIYPAGGYAQNDEPKPDFDTNAWPQAPRLKALKLLAEAHAVHLTGDQHLGSTGQYGVSGWNDGPWWVCSPAIANIWPRRWMPLEEGKHRRDGAPKYTGEFSDGFGNAITIHAVANPHDDSREPSHLYDRAPGYTITTWEPSSGHVKIENWPYWASPAKAAPDNKPYDGWPIVIDPASGKRLE comes from the coding sequence GTGATCCTCCGTTTTCTCCTCCCCTTTCTTGCTGCCGTCGTGATCTCTCACGCGGCCGAGCCCTTTGTCCCGGATATCGCCGGAAATGCCACCCGTCCATGGCCCGGCAAGGACTTCTGGTCCAACCCTGCCGAAGACTGGAACCTCTCCCAAGGTCGCTTTGAAAACACCTTCTCCGGCGGCAACAGGAACATCGTGCTGCTCACCGCGGAGATGGGCTCCAAGTCGGAACCCTTTAGCGCCAAGGTAAACCTCGAACAAATCTCCTTTGAACTCTTCGGGGATGGTTTCGTGGGCTTCCAAGCCGGACTGCAAAGCCCGTCCGGCGACTACCGGGAAACCGCGGTTTCCGGAACCGGCTTCGGTGCGGGTATCGATTTCAAGGGCCGCCCCTTCATCGGGAATCCCGGAGGCAAGGCCACCGCCCTGCCTCTGCCCTTGCGCGGCATTACCTTGGAGTTGAAGGGCGAACCCCAGGCAAGCGGTACTTACGAACTCCAACTGACCGCGCTGGATGAATCAGGCAAAGTGTTGTCGGTCGCGAAGGCCACTGCCGAGCGGAGTTGGCTGCAAGGCATGATCTCCCTGACGAGTTCGACCCAAGCGCCGCCGAAAGTGGATCTCACTACTGCACGCCCGGCGCAGATCCCTCCGATCTCGCAGCAACGGGATGGAGAAGGGCGCTTCGCTCTCTCGAAGCTGGTTCTTGCGGGCGAGAAATTCGAGCTCCGTCCCGAGCAAGCATTCGGACCCGTCCTCTGGACCACTTATACCTTTGATAACGATGGAACGCTCTGCCTGCTCGCACAGGCAGCGCCCTTCGCCCGTAACGAGAAACTGGAAGGAGAGCTGACCTTGGAAGGCAGGGATCCGCAGAAAGCGAATCTGGACGCCGCTTCGCGCACGCTCCGCTTTCGACTGCTCAAGGTCGACCCCACCAAGGACCACCCTTTCCAAGTCACTTTGGCGGGGGATGTTTACAAGGGTATCGTGCGCGCTACGCCAAGAGGTCGTCCGGTGAAGGTGGCATCCCTATCCTGCAACGACGCGGTCGGTTTCCCACACCACGATCTCGTGACAAATGTCGGGGCCCAGGAGCCCGACCTGCTGGCCTTTCTCGGGGATCAGATCTACGAGGAGATCGGCGGCTACGGTCTGCTCTACGACCAGCGCCCGAACGACCGCGCCATCGTCTGCTATCTCCGCAAGTATGCCCTGCATGGCTGGACGTGGCGTGATTTGCTCCGCGATCGCCCTTCGATCACGCTCCCGGATGATCACGATGTCTTCCACGGCAATCTCTGGGGTGCGGGAGGAAAGGCCGCGGAGGTCTCTCATGGATATTCGGGACCGGCCCAAGACTCCGGCGGCTACAAGATGTCCCCCGAGTTCGTAAATTCGGTGCACCGCACCCAGACGGGAAACCTGCCCGATCCGGGTGACCCGGCACCCTGCCGCAGCGGCATCTCGGTTTACTTCACGCGTCACGCTTGGGGCCCGTTGGACTTCGTGATTCTGGCCGACCGCCAGTTCAAGTCCGCGCCAGCCCCGCTCTTTCCGCAGGCCCAGATCAAGAACGGTTGGAGCACGGATGCGGAGTGGAATCCGAAGACCGATTCGGTCGCGGCGGATTCAGACCTTCTCGGGATCCGACAGGAGAACTATCTCGCACGCTGGGCGAAGTCTCCGGCGAAGGATGCGAAGTTCCGCATCGCACTCTCGCAGACCCCCTTCTGCGCTCCGCAAACCTTACCAAAAACCGTGGAGGACGATAGCGAGGTGCCGAATCTCAAGATCTATCCTGCCGGAGGCTATGCCCAGAATGATGAACCGAAGCCGGACTTCGACACCAACGCTTGGCCCCAAGCCCCTCGTCTGAAAGCCCTCAAGCTGCTTGCCGAAGCCCATGCGGTCCATCTCACCGGCGACCAGCATCTGGGAAGCACGGGCCAGTACGGAGTGAGCGGATGGAACGACGGACCTTGGTGGGTCTGTTCGCCTGCCATCGCGAACATCTGGCCGCGACGCTGGATGCCACTTGAAGAGGGCAAACACCGTAGGGACGGCGCGCCGAAATACACCGGCGAGTTCTCAGATGGCTTTGGCAACGCCATCACCATCCACGCCGTGGCGAATCCGCATGACGATTCCCGGGAGCCTTCACATCTCTACGATCGCGCTCCGGGCTACACCATCACCACCTGGGAACCTTCCAGCGGTCACGTGAAGATCGAGAACTGGCCTTACTGGGCATCTCCTGCGAAGGCGGCACCTGACAACAAGCCTTATGACGGTTGGCCCATCGTGATCGATCCGGCCAGCGGCAAGCGCTTGGAATGA